One Gloeothece verrucosa PCC 7822 DNA window includes the following coding sequences:
- a CDS encoding DUF6335 family protein, with product MDEPTIYNLSQDNLLEIDDDNTGTESLFEESEYIEEEGMTLTANDLDANHYQAEVAGEEAVGGLTPTPEQSIVEDLAVATGVQTDDNKPLRVRDRLEQRDEQRWELDPDSAEDH from the coding sequence ATGGACGAGCCAACAATTTACAATCTTTCTCAAGATAATTTATTAGAAATAGACGATGACAATACTGGCACTGAAAGCCTTTTTGAAGAGTCAGAATATATTGAAGAAGAAGGAATGACCTTAACGGCTAATGATCTTGACGCTAATCATTATCAAGCTGAAGTGGCCGGAGAAGAAGCAGTAGGAGGTTTAACCCCTACACCTGAGCAAAGTATTGTCGAAGATCTTGCTGTGGCCACAGGGGTACAAACCGATGATAATAAACCCCTTCGAGTTAGAGACAGACTCGAACAACGAGACGAGCAACGCTGGGAATTAGACCCCGATTCAGCCGAAGATCATTAA
- a CDS encoding antibiotic biosynthesis monooxygenase: protein MLKREWKLKPGKEEQFRQGWRLLSEAIYKTYQTLGSRLHQNEDGTGVAYAQWKERQSWEQAREQGLMIDEIGYQLIRDSIEPDNELVSPVFC, encoded by the coding sequence TTGTTAAAAAGGGAGTGGAAGCTTAAGCCAGGCAAAGAAGAACAATTTCGTCAAGGTTGGCGACTCCTAAGCGAAGCGATTTATAAAACTTATCAAACCCTGGGTTCTCGATTGCATCAAAATGAAGATGGAACTGGAGTGGCTTATGCTCAATGGAAGGAGCGGCAATCTTGGGAACAAGCCAGAGAACAAGGATTAATGATAGATGAAATTGGCTATCAACTGATTCGAGATAGTATTGAGCCTGATAATGAATTAGTTTCTCCGGTTTTTTGTTAA
- a CDS encoding orange carotenoid protein N-terminal domain-containing protein, which translates to MVQFQANTDKVVNEFTQFSIDDQLALLWFVYEKMGQGVTPAAPDASTASPGIAEGLFNQVKEKPQEEQLQIMRDIARGNSTEMSRQYGSLSATTKLDFWYLLAQGMDQGTIIPMPENYQVSQQGNDWLKALEGLEFQQQITVLRSIASNMGAEPASGAAI; encoded by the coding sequence ATGGTTCAGTTCCAAGCTAATACTGACAAAGTCGTTAACGAATTTACACAGTTTAGTATTGATGATCAATTAGCACTGTTGTGGTTCGTGTATGAAAAAATGGGGCAAGGAGTAACCCCTGCGGCTCCGGATGCTTCCACTGCTTCACCTGGAATTGCTGAAGGTTTATTTAATCAAGTCAAAGAAAAACCCCAAGAAGAACAATTACAAATTATGCGAGATATTGCTCGGGGTAACAGCACCGAAATGAGCCGTCAATATGGGTCTTTAAGCGCCACCACTAAGTTAGATTTTTGGTACTTATTAGCTCAAGGCATGGATCAAGGAACCATTATTCCTATGCCAGAAAATTATCAAGTATCCCAACAAGGAAATGACTGGCTAAAAGCCCTTGAAGGATTAGAATTTCAGCAACAAATTACAGTATTACGCTCTATTGCTTCTAATATGGGAGCAGAACCCGCTTCAGGAGCGGCAATTTAG
- a CDS encoding DsbA family protein: protein MLKIKKIFYLAKVLLLCLVFCSTLLPVYAATTTSLNSPLEEQVLQIIRNHPDVILESVKEYQNQQYALQEQKKQAALQEMKNNPEKVLGNSPTLTASAQKLVMVEFSDFQCPFCSKMYVNLKKFLGKHSQEVSLTYKHYPLSQIHKEAMPAALAAWAASQQGQFWPFHDRLFSQQDKLGEKLYLDIANELALNLEQFNRDRNSEAARSAIEQDMAVAENLGIEGTPYLVIYNPNKPDGKIETFSGALDISQLEKILANIGN, encoded by the coding sequence ATGCTCAAAATCAAGAAGATTTTTTATTTAGCTAAAGTGCTATTATTATGCCTCGTATTTTGTAGCACTCTACTGCCGGTATATGCCGCCACAACAACTTCTCTCAATTCACCCTTAGAAGAACAAGTTTTACAAATTATTCGTAACCATCCTGATGTCATTCTAGAATCGGTTAAAGAATACCAAAATCAACAGTATGCCCTGCAAGAGCAAAAAAAACAAGCCGCTTTGCAGGAGATGAAAAATAATCCTGAAAAAGTGCTGGGTAATTCCCCGACTCTCACCGCTTCGGCACAAAAACTTGTGATGGTAGAGTTCTCAGATTTTCAATGCCCCTTTTGTAGCAAGATGTATGTAAATCTGAAAAAATTTCTCGGTAAGCACTCTCAAGAAGTGAGTTTAACTTATAAACATTACCCTTTAAGTCAGATTCATAAAGAAGCTATGCCGGCAGCCTTGGCGGCTTGGGCGGCATCCCAACAAGGTCAATTTTGGCCGTTTCATGATCGTTTATTTAGTCAACAGGATAAGTTAGGAGAAAAGTTATATCTTGATATTGCTAACGAGCTTGCTCTAAATTTAGAACAGTTTAACCGTGATCGTAATAGCGAAGCGGCGAGATCGGCCATTGAACAAGATATGGCGGTGGCTGAAAACTTGGGAATAGAAGGAACTCCTTATTTAGTGATTTATAACCCTAATAAACCTGACGGCAAGATTGAAACATTTTCTGGAGCATTAGACATCTCTCAGTTAGAAAAGATATTGGCAAATATTGGCAATTAG
- a CDS encoding TldD/PmbA family protein — translation MPPTLLISRELPTLQYSPTCDRFDGTWEKPLSTLLGLGRAAGADFIEFFLERTNYISCLAEDDLITSISPRLSTGAGVRIFKGSGDCYVSTNDLSFSGLRSALEKGLSILGLNLPTPNAYIPETNLEIFRDYAGTKGKEVWLSQCSSMQEMGDILLAANHQLSLKANHVQSRRTIYFRDWQEVMVAASDGTFARDIRLTQSVGYNLLCADGEHRSSIGKRVGDTSDPNFLRGWQYQSDAERVAESAGKMLYADYVESGNYPIIMANEFGGVIFHEACGHLLETTQIERQSTPFIDKKGEKIAHENLTAWDEGLSDKAFGTIDMDDEGMPTQRTLLIENGILKNFLADRTGSMRTGHPRTGSGRRQNYTYAAASRMRNTYIAPGAYSLDDLFASVDKGIYCKNMGGGSVGATGEFNFGVSEAYLIENGKITKPLKGATLIGEAKEIMNKISMSSQDLGLAAGFCGSVSGSVYVTVGQPHIKVDSITVGGR, via the coding sequence ATGCCACCCACCCTACTCATTTCCAGAGAACTGCCCACCCTACAATATAGCCCGACGTGTGATCGCTTCGACGGGACTTGGGAAAAACCCCTATCAACCCTATTGGGGTTAGGACGTGCAGCCGGAGCAGATTTTATCGAATTTTTCTTAGAAAGAACCAATTACATTAGTTGTTTAGCCGAAGATGATCTGATCACTAGCATTTCCCCACGTTTGTCTACCGGTGCCGGGGTAAGAATCTTCAAAGGAAGCGGCGACTGTTATGTTAGTACCAATGATTTATCCTTTAGCGGCTTAAGATCAGCTTTAGAAAAAGGATTATCAATCTTAGGCTTAAACTTACCAACCCCTAATGCTTACATCCCAGAAACCAATCTAGAGATATTTCGAGATTATGCGGGGACAAAAGGGAAAGAAGTTTGGTTATCTCAATGTAGTTCGATGCAAGAAATGGGCGATATACTCCTAGCCGCTAACCATCAGCTATCCCTCAAAGCTAATCATGTACAATCTCGACGGACTATTTATTTCCGGGACTGGCAAGAGGTGATGGTGGCCGCTAGTGATGGGACATTTGCCCGAGATATCCGTCTGACTCAATCTGTAGGATATAATCTCTTGTGTGCTGATGGAGAACATCGCTCTTCTATTGGTAAACGGGTAGGAGATACCAGCGATCCCAATTTCTTGCGAGGTTGGCAGTATCAAAGCGATGCCGAACGAGTGGCAGAATCTGCCGGCAAAATGCTCTATGCTGATTATGTAGAATCGGGAAATTACCCAATTATTATGGCTAATGAGTTTGGTGGGGTAATTTTTCATGAAGCTTGCGGACATTTGTTAGAAACCACCCAAATTGAGCGCCAGTCTACTCCCTTTATCGATAAAAAAGGAGAAAAGATCGCCCATGAAAATTTAACCGCTTGGGATGAAGGGCTATCCGATAAAGCTTTTGGCACTATTGACATGGATGATGAAGGAATGCCTACCCAAAGGACTTTATTAATTGAAAATGGCATTCTTAAGAACTTTTTAGCGGATCGCACGGGTTCGATGAGAACCGGACATCCTCGTACCGGTAGCGGCAGACGACAAAATTATACCTATGCGGCGGCTTCAAGGATGCGTAATACCTATATTGCCCCTGGTGCCTATTCTCTAGATGATTTATTTGCCTCTGTGGATAAAGGCATTTACTGTAAAAATATGGGTGGCGGTAGTGTAGGGGCTACCGGAGAATTTAACTTTGGGGTTTCTGAAGCTTATTTAATTGAAAACGGCAAAATCACAAAACCCCTTAAGGGAGCTACTTTAATTGGAGAAGCTAAAGAAATCATGAATAAAATTTCTATGTCTTCCCAAGATTTAGGGTTAGCGGCGGGTTTCTGTGGTTCAGTTAGCGGCAGTGTTTACGTAACTGTTGGACAACCCCATATCAAGGTGGATTCTATTACCGTTGGGGGTAGATAA
- the pgsA gene encoding CDP-diacylglycerol--glycerol-3-phosphate 3-phosphatidyltransferase — MNLPNWITFSRLLGIPFIVYLLHDPTPNHRLIGVIIFLIAAATDWLDGYLARKLNQITELGKFLDPLVDKLLVLAPLLSLIELGQIPAWGVFLILLRELSIAGWRVNPQLTGNSSISGANFWGKLKTVTQISAIALLIGPLPPAWTTPGLILFWVSVILTLISGLIYVLPQRVDKISSSTEKSISA; from the coding sequence ATGAACCTACCCAATTGGATTACCTTTTCACGTCTTTTAGGAATACCCTTTATCGTCTATTTATTGCACGATCCTACCCCTAACCATCGTCTTATCGGTGTCATTATCTTCTTAATTGCCGCCGCCACTGACTGGTTAGATGGATATTTAGCCCGTAAACTCAACCAAATAACCGAATTAGGCAAATTTTTAGATCCCTTAGTGGATAAATTACTGGTATTAGCACCTCTGTTATCCCTGATCGAATTAGGGCAGATACCCGCTTGGGGAGTCTTTTTAATTTTACTCAGAGAGTTGTCTATTGCTGGTTGGCGGGTTAATCCTCAACTAACCGGTAATAGTAGTATTAGTGGGGCTAATTTCTGGGGAAAACTCAAAACCGTGACTCAAATTAGTGCCATTGCCCTATTGATAGGTCCGCTTCCTCCAGCATGGACAACTCCTGGTTTAATCCTGTTTTGGGTGTCGGTTATTCTGACGTTAATTTCTGGGCTTATTTACGTTTTACCTCAGAGAGTTGACAAAATTTCCTCATCCACCGAGAAATCAATCTCCGCTTGA
- a CDS encoding NAD-dependent epimerase/dehydratase family protein — MRILIMGGTRFIGVFLTKILVKQGHEVVLFNRGNKPVPIEGVEQIHGDRQDPVQLKEKLANQKFDAIFDNNGRELNDTQPLAEIFKDQIQHFIYVSSAGVYQKSDQMPHIEGDPVDPNSRHKGKFETEDYLAKAGIPWTSIRPTYIYGPQNYNDLEAWFFDRLVRDRPILIPGNGLHITQLGHVQDLAAAMAAVLGNDQAIGQIYNISGERYVTFDGLAKACAVAVGKSPDEIKLLHYNPKKFDFGKRKSFPLRVQHFFADVHKAMTQLNWTPEFDLVSGLKDSYEHDYLPSGRHQAEIDFSVDEEILSTL; from the coding sequence ATGAGAATTTTAATCATGGGTGGAACCCGTTTTATCGGGGTATTTTTAACTAAAATCTTGGTCAAACAAGGCCATGAGGTGGTACTGTTTAACCGAGGAAACAAACCTGTACCCATTGAAGGGGTAGAACAGATTCACGGCGATCGCCAAGATCCGGTTCAATTAAAAGAGAAATTGGCGAATCAAAAATTTGATGCCATCTTCGATAATAATGGACGAGAATTAAATGATACTCAGCCTTTAGCAGAAATTTTTAAGGATCAAATTCAACACTTTATCTACGTCAGTTCAGCCGGTGTTTATCAAAAATCCGACCAAATGCCGCATATTGAAGGAGATCCTGTTGATCCCAACAGCCGCCATAAAGGAAAATTCGAGACAGAAGATTATTTAGCTAAGGCGGGTATTCCTTGGACTTCCATTCGTCCTACTTATATTTATGGGCCTCAAAACTATAATGATTTAGAGGCCTGGTTTTTTGACCGCCTTGTTCGAGACCGTCCTATTTTGATTCCGGGTAATGGTTTGCATATCACCCAACTCGGCCATGTTCAAGACTTAGCGGCAGCGATGGCTGCTGTATTAGGCAATGATCAAGCGATCGGACAAATTTATAATATTTCTGGGGAACGCTATGTAACTTTTGATGGGTTAGCTAAAGCTTGCGCCGTCGCCGTTGGTAAGTCCCCTGATGAAATTAAACTCCTTCACTATAATCCCAAAAAGTTTGATTTTGGTAAGCGCAAGAGTTTTCCTTTACGGGTACAACACTTTTTTGCTGATGTTCATAAAGCCATGACTCAGTTAAACTGGACACCGGAATTTGACCTTGTATCAGGGTTAAAAGACTCCTATGAACATGATTATCTCCCCAGTGGTCGCCATCAAGCGGAGATTGATTTCTCGGTGGATGAGGAAATTTTGTCAACTCTCTGA
- the ispF gene encoding 2-C-methyl-D-erythritol 2,4-cyclodiphosphate synthase: MNIRIGNGYDIHRLVEGRPLILGGIEIPHPVGLLGHSDADVLTHAIMDAMLGALSLGDIGHYFPPSDAQWAGANSLLLLKQVHQLVIDRGWQVSNIDTVIVAERPKIKPYIKDMQTKLSGTLGLNPGQISIKATTNEKLGPIGREEGIAAYAVTLLLGTN; this comes from the coding sequence ATGAACATCCGCATTGGCAACGGTTATGATATTCACCGACTCGTCGAAGGAAGACCCCTCATTTTGGGAGGAATAGAAATTCCTCATCCCGTCGGACTATTAGGACATAGTGATGCTGATGTGCTAACTCATGCGATTATGGATGCTATGCTAGGGGCACTCAGTTTAGGCGATATTGGCCATTATTTTCCTCCTTCTGATGCCCAATGGGCAGGGGCAAATAGTTTATTGTTGTTAAAACAGGTGCATCAGTTAGTCATAGACCGGGGATGGCAGGTAAGCAATATTGATACGGTGATTGTGGCTGAACGTCCTAAAATTAAACCTTATATTAAGGATATGCAGACTAAATTGTCAGGAACCTTGGGACTTAATCCCGGTCAAATTAGTATTAAAGCCACCACTAATGAAAAGCTTGGCCCCATAGGACGTGAAGAAGGAATAGCGGCTTATGCGGTTACGTTACTGCTTGGTACTAATTGA
- a CDS encoding cytidine deaminase yields the protein MALSPQERKQLCQAAENAAQLAYAPYSKFRVGAAILGNKGIYQGTNVENASYGLSLCAERAAFAHAIAQGEREFRAIAVACIDAKEPNNIQLMMPCGACRQWIAELAPNAEIIICAANQSFCLEELLPNSFRLS from the coding sequence ATGGCATTATCTCCACAAGAAAGAAAACAACTCTGCCAAGCGGCAGAAAACGCGGCTCAACTAGCTTATGCACCTTATTCTAAATTTCGGGTAGGGGCGGCAATTTTAGGAAATAAAGGTATTTATCAGGGTACCAATGTAGAAAATGCCAGTTATGGGTTAAGTTTATGTGCAGAGCGTGCGGCTTTTGCTCATGCCATTGCTCAAGGAGAGCGAGAATTTAGGGCGATTGCTGTGGCTTGTATTGATGCTAAAGAGCCAAATAATATTCAATTGATGATGCCTTGTGGTGCTTGTCGTCAATGGATTGCAGAATTAGCGCCTAATGCTGAAATAATTATTTGTGCGGCTAATCAGTCTTTTTGTTTAGAGGAATTGTTACCGAATTCTTTTCGCTTGTCATAA
- a CDS encoding alpha/beta fold hydrolase — protein sequence MPTRQTLNLNNLQLSYLEWNQAETPLLALHGLADHGLVWSSLGDYLAAEYHIIAPDLRGHGESSKPPQGYRFIDYIQDLEALMNHLGWKNAHILGHSWGAKLAAIWATQHPERFRSLTLIDPFFIDKMPSWFNLTFPILYQVLPFLKVMGPFPNYQAAEKIAQGLKQYRGWTILQQQIFQEGMEQKADGTWGSKFIKPARDEIFEDVMRVAGLTKPLDIPTLFIKPKQGLNRTEWQLKPYKTYLKNLQIEEVPGNHWAFLVEPEAFNQTVKGFLSKM from the coding sequence ATGCCCACTCGTCAAACTTTAAACCTAAACAACCTACAACTATCCTACTTAGAATGGAACCAAGCAGAAACCCCATTACTCGCCCTACATGGACTAGCCGATCATGGATTAGTTTGGTCAAGTTTAGGAGATTATCTAGCGGCAGAATATCATATTATCGCCCCTGATTTACGGGGACATGGAGAAAGTAGCAAACCGCCTCAAGGCTATCGCTTTATTGATTATATTCAAGACTTAGAAGCTTTAATGAATCATTTAGGCTGGAAGAATGCCCATATATTAGGTCATTCTTGGGGAGCGAAATTAGCCGCTATTTGGGCAACACAACATCCTGAAAGATTCCGCAGTTTAACTTTAATTGATCCCTTCTTTATCGATAAAATGCCCAGTTGGTTTAACTTAACTTTTCCCATCTTATACCAAGTTTTACCCTTTCTCAAAGTGATGGGCCCTTTTCCCAATTATCAAGCGGCAGAAAAAATCGCCCAAGGATTAAAACAATACCGAGGATGGACAATCTTACAGCAGCAAATTTTTCAAGAAGGAATGGAACAAAAAGCTGATGGAACTTGGGGAAGCAAATTTATCAAACCGGCGCGAGATGAAATTTTTGAAGATGTGATGAGAGTAGCCGGATTAACTAAACCTCTGGATATTCCGACACTTTTTATTAAACCGAAACAAGGACTTAATCGCACAGAATGGCAACTGAAACCTTATAAAACTTATTTAAAAAATTTACAAATTGAAGAAGTTCCGGGCAATCACTGGGCTTTTTTAGTGGAACCCGAGGCTTTTAATCAAACTGTTAAAGGTTTTTTATCTAAAATGTGA